In Fodinibius saliphilus, the sequence CCGGTTGGGTTGTGGTACACCGCGACGCCGGTTCCGGGCCCAATGTACCTCCGATTATTGCCAAGGCAGCTATCGACAAGGGAATGAATACCGATGTTAAAATTTCATTTGGAGATTCTGTTGTAAGTGATGGCGAACAGTTGTGGCCTATGGTACACTATGATACTGGTACTATGGGGGAGTATGAATTTGACGGTCAAAGTGGATTGGATGAGCCTATGATTGTAGATGGTAATGTATTAACAACTGAAATTACGGTTTCAGGTTCTACACCTAAGGTGGCTACTAATGACCAGGATGCCGATAATGATATTCTTGTAGCTGAGGCGGATATGATGGAACGCGGCTTTGTTGTCATTCACCGGAATACTCAGGATAGTAATGGCAATGACGCTCCTGATGTATCAGGTATTATTGGAAAAGCCGATATCTATACCGGTACAAATGGTGATGTCATGATAGATCTAAATGACGCCGAAAGTGTTGCATCCGGCGAAAAACTCTGGGCAATGTTACATATCGACAGTAACAGTAACGGCACTTACGATTTCGATGCGAATGATAGTAATCCGGATGATCCGCCGGTATCTGATTCAAATGGTGACATCGTCATGGTTCAGTTTACGGTACAGTAAACATAGCAGGTAAACCCCATCACTGCTGGTTTAAGACCCTTCGTTCACGGAGGGTCTTTTTTTATTCTTTTGCTTCGGGAAGCCAGTTTCTAGCTGGTCCATTCCCATTTTGTTTAGCGAAAATAAGTTCAAATTTTTGATACGAAGAACTCTCATTAGGCCAAAGCATTTGTCCGTCTAACTGTTTAACCAGCGGACTGATAAGGAGGTTGTGCAAGGAGTCATTGTTTTGTATTTGTTCGGCATCTGAGACAATGTTGTATCCGTCTAAGATGAGGTGTACTTTTTTGCCATATTCCCTTAGGCGAATATTAATATCTGTGGATTCATCTTTATCACTGTCGAACTCACAAATTAAAGACAATAGTTCATTCAATAATAATCCACAAGGGATCGATTGATCAATATTCATACGGACTGCTCCGATGTCCGCTTTAAGGTTGATGGCTTCGGCGTCATGTTTCTTCTGAATATTATGTTCAGAAATAAATTCATCCACAAAGCTTTTGAAAGGTATACTATTAAGCTTCCCATTTTTATAAAGTACTTCGTGGATGGAAGAGATGGTTAGGATACGATTTTTAATATCTTGCAGTTGCTTATCGAACTCAGGATTACTAGAATCGTAGGTTTGTAGTTCCAGCAGGCTATTAATAAGCGCCAAATTGTTTTTAACACGGTGATGAAGCTCGGCTAACAGAACCTCTTTTTCTCTTAATGCTATTTTAATTTTGTTTTGATAGTCTTGTTGATGTGAGATATCAACATAAATGCCGTAAATGCCTATTATTTCTCCTTTGTGACTTACGGGAACACTACCAATTATTACCGGTACTTCCCGACCATCTTTGGTCATACGTGTGCTTTTAATCTGTAAGGCTTTTCCATTGAAAGTGGCTTCCGAGATAGCTTTCGCCTCTTTATCTTTTTGGTCAGGAACAATTGAGTTATTGACAGATTGTCCTTTAATTTCGTCTTCCCGATAATGGAAAAGTTGTTCAAAGCTTTTGTTTACGCTTTCTACTTCACCGTCGGCATTTACAATGACAATGCCGTTGGGAGAGTTGTCAAAAAGCTGCTGAAGCATTAATTGGGTGCGCTTGTTTTCACGCCTGATACGTTTTTCTTCCGTCATATCTAGAGCGGCACCGACAATATATTTTTTCCCATCTTCTATGAACCGTTTAGCGCTAATATAATAATTGCGAAGTTCTCCGCTTTTACTGTGAGCGCGTGTTTCCAGAACCAACTCTTCTCCTTCCAGGCAACGGTTAATTTCCTTTTCTACTTGCAGGTGTTCTTCTTCCAGCACCAAATCCATGACGTTTTTGCCTTTCAATTCATCGGCGCTATAACCAAACTTCGTAATCATGTTTTGATTCCACCGCACAAAATTTCCTTCGTCATCAAATACAAAAAAGGCTCCGGGAATACTATCAAGAATAGATTCTGTAAAGTTCTTATTTTTAATGAGGTCTTTCTCAGCCTTTTGGCGTTGACTAATATCTCTAAAACTGACGATAGCCCTTACTTTTCCAAGTGGCGTGCGATAGGCTTGTGAGGAAGCTTCGACCGGAATATTATGACCCTCTTTATGGATAAAAGTAGTCTCAACCTGATATTTACCTGACTCTTTTCGTTCTTTCAACGCTTGCTGATATTTTGGATCTGTAACATCAACAATATCTTTCTTTCTACAGCTAATTAGATCGTCTTGATTACGCCCTAAAATGTCACAAGCTGCCGGATTTGCATCAATAACCTGGCCTTTAGAGTTGGTAATTAAGATACCGTCTAAACTTTGTTCAAATTGTATATGATATCTACTTTGGTGATTTTCTTGTTGTTGCTTTTTTTGTACCGATGCACTTACATCTTCATTAATGATGATGTATTGTTGTTCTCCCTGGTAAGGTTGGATAGTTTGTTTAAACCAGAACGAATTATCTTGTGTTTGATCCGGGAAAGAAAAAGAGAATGAATCTTTTTTACCATTAATCACTTTCTTTATTCCCAGTAAGAGTTTAAGAGCATAGTCATTTCCAAACTCTATTGCCTGTTGGAGACTGCCAAAGTAATTGTCCCCTTCTGAAGTGCGTTTTATGTAGCTGGTATCATCACCAAATGTGGTCCATGCTTTATTCGTCTTTAGCACTGTACCGTTTGAATCTATGATAGCGATTTGTGTTACAAGGCTATCCAATAATGATGCATCTAGTTGAATATTTAAAAAGTCACTGCTCATCTTGTTGGGGACTGAATTGGTGAACGTGGAAAGATATATTCACGAATTTGGAATTAAGATGTAACAGCTGAAAAGCCTAAATTTTTTATACTTCAAATCACCTATAGATGATTAGGTAGAATTTGTATAAATGTATTGTTTTCCTTCGACTACTTTTGATACAGCTTCAATAATTACTTCTTCACTGGCACCTACTTGGATATAACCGTTAGCCCCGAGTTCAAGCAACGGTTTTATTAATAGTTTCTTGCTATAGGAGTTGAGTGCTAAAAGAGGAGTATCAGGGAATTTGGATAATATATTGCGGACCGTTTCCCGGGGAGAATCAGAAAAGCCATTCAAATTAACCAGTATAATGTCGTAGGAGGTGTTTCCCGGTTGGGGAATAGTAAGTGCAGAGACATCATTCTCGGATATATGGCTCTCAGTATGCCAGTCCTCAATAGGTTCTAGCATCTCTAAAATGGTATGAGTAATAGAGCCCTCGGGGCCCAATAGCAAGATGTTCATAAATAATTATCCGTTGTAGCTTGTACCCAATCTACTATTTTTAGGGGGGCAGGGGTATAACGAAAAAAGCCTAAATTAAGAGTAGGTGTTTTCACCTACGACCATTGTAAGAGGGGACGTTATTCCAGCTCTACAAGATTATGTTTGATTGCATAGGTTACTAAGCCAGCTGTATTTTTAGCACCTGTTTTTTGAAGAAGATTACGGCGATGGGCATCGACTGTGCGAATACTGATATGGAATTTGTCTGCAATTTGCTGATTGGTATACTCTTTGACAATCAGATCGAGTACTTCTTGTTCTCGTTCAGTAATATTAGCAGGGTCCTGGTTTTCTTTTTTGCTACTGCTCTTTACCAGGTCCATCATAACCCGTTGGGTGGCGTCTTCACTAAAATAATGGCGACCGTCCAGAATAGTAGTAATAGCTTCAACCAATTCGTTTTTGTCAGAACTTTTTAAAATATACCCTGAGGCTCCGGCCTCAATCATGTTACGGATATGTTCATCCTCATCCATCATGGTAAGAGCCAGAATTTTAATATCGGGATACTGTTCTTTTATTTCATTAGTAGCTTCTATCCCATTTAACTTCGGCATGTTGATGTCCATGATAATAAACTGAATATCATAGTCTTTACATGCTTCAATGGCTTCTTTACCATTTTCAGCTTCGGCAATAATTTGAAATCCTATTTCATCTTCCAGAAGTAATCGGATTCCATCACGGACAATATCGTGATCATCAACAAGAAGAATGTTAATACTAGCCATTTAAGATTTTTTACCTGAGGTTAGTCTATCAATTTTAGGAAATGTTATTGTGATTTTCATTCCTTTATTGGGTTCAGATGAAATGTCAATATTTCCATTCAAGCTATTTACGCGTGTTTTAATACTTCGTAAGCCCAAACCTTGTTCTTCATGCTTGTCGGTCAATTCAGCTCCCACCCCATCATCTTCTATGGTTAAACACAAGAATTGTTCAGATCGATTCAACGTTATTACGATGTTTGAACATTGTGCATGCTGTACAGCATTCGAAATAATTTCTTGGCTTATACGGTAAATGTTTGTTTCAGCCTGTCGAGAAAGAGCAAGAGAACTTTTGTTGCTATCAAACCTGAAACTGATGTCCGTACTGCTTTCAAGGTCTTGTATTAAATTTTCGAGAGCGGCAACTAGCCCATAATCAGCAATAGCTTTGGGCATTAAATTATGGGCAATAGAGCGAGTTTCTGATAGGGCCTTCTTTAAATGAGAGAGCCCGGTTTTGAATTGCCGTTCCCGCTTGTTGGGGAGTTGATTAATTTGCGGTACAATAGATTGAAAGTTCATGTTGGCAGCAACCAGGTATTGGCCCAATCCATCGTGCAATTCACGGGCAATACGTTTTCTTTCTCGGTCCTCTCCTTCAATAATTGATTGTATCACCTTGTTTTGTAATTGTTTTTGATCAGTAATATCCACGGTGATAGCATCCCAGGTAATATTGCCTTCATCATCTTTATGCGGGATAGCAGTACCTTTGTGCCACCGTATGCTTCCGTCAGGTTTTATAAAGCGTCCTTCAATATTCCACTCGGTCATACTCTCTGCTGATCTCTCTATCTCTTGTTTGATATCTGAAACATCTTCAGGGTGAATATTTTCCCATATTAAACTATTATTAGCTTCGATTTTTTTATTAGAATACCCCCAAATTTTTTGGGCTCCTTTACTAACGTAACTTATTTCCTCAGTACCATCAGAATAACGATTATAGCGGTATACAACTCCCGGTACATTGTTTGTTATTGTTTGTATTCGTTCTTTACTTTTGCGCAATTGCTGTTGTAGGCGTTCCTGCCTGGTAACGTCATTAATAAGTACCAGCCGGTAGGTATGGTTACTGTATTTAACATCAGCAGCTGATATTTCTACCGATATTTTTGTACCATCTTTTTTGAGGTGGGTCCAGCTTTCTGAATATGAATTGACGCCCTGGTGTTTTTTGACATCCTTTTTCATAGCTTCAACTTCATCTGGTGGGCGGATATCAGTCAGGGTCATATTCAGGAACTCTTTCTCAGAATATCCATAATGTTCAATTGCTGCTTTATTAACCTCAACAAAAGCCAGGTTCTCAGGATTATAGATCCACATAGGTTCGGGGTTCTGCTCAAAGATATGTCGATATTTTTGCTCAGACCAGCGTAGCTCTTGTTCCAGCTTTTGCTGTTCAGTGACATCGACTACGGTCGAAATCATGAGGTTCTGGTCATATACTGGAATTGCTTTGTTATTTACGTATTTAGTGGCACCATCTTCTGTAGTTACCTTAACTCCATTCCAACTCATACGCTCAGGGTCACCGCTATTTAGATCTCTCATTACCCGTTTGCGCATCTTTTCCCTGTACTGTTCATCTTGGTAAACATGGTTAAAAAAGCTATTGACATCTTCCAGTATCTCTTTGGGCCAGCCGTAAATTTCAGTAAACTTCTCATTAACAAAAGTTGTTTTGCCGTCATCAATGGTATTTACAGCAACTCCGATAGGAATGTTTTGTAAGGTGGTTGAGATAAAATCATTTTGTACCTCTAACTTTCGCTGATACTCTTTTTGAGCATCAATATCACGTATGGTGCTGACAATTTTGTCAATGTCACCATCTTCATTATACACTAACGATACTGTATGGTCGGTATGGAAAACTTCCCCATTTTTTTTCATCATTTGGAATTCAGTTTTGAAAAGTCCTGTTTCATTGAGACTTTCTTGGCCCAACTCATTAAACTTTTCAAAAGCTTTATGATCGATATGTATTTTTTCAGTAGACTCACCTAAAAGTTCACTGGCTTTATAACCAAACATATCTTCAGTGCTCTTGTTGCAGTCGGCTATAGTCCAATTATCCGGCTCTAAAAGAAATACACTTTCTTCGAGGCTTTCGAATACTTTTCGCAACAATTTTCGCGATTCCCTGACCTTAGCTTGGGATGCTTTTATTTCAGTCATATCAATACCAATGCCAACCGAAGTATCATCGGTTAGTTTTATATTAGTCCATGAGGTAGGGATCCGTTCTCCAGATTTAGTAGCCATGTCGAACTCTTTCCATCCTACGCCGGGACTCTTCATAAACTCAGCTACTTCCTTTCTTTGTTCGATATCCGGAAAGCAGGCCTTCATGAAATTGATATCCTGTAAATCCTCGTTACTCCACCCACTCACTTTTTCGAATTCTTTATTTATTCGAAATACTTCATGGTCAGGGTCATAGATATTGATCAATACAGGAATCCGATCGAATAAAATATCTGATAACTCTTTCTCAAGGAATATTTTTTCTGATAGCTCTTCTATTTTTAATTCTCTTTCAGATAACTGTTGACCATGTTTTTGGATCAGATAAAACAGTCCAATAGATGTCAAGAAAATGTATACACCGCCTTTATATGTTTGCAGGGTAGAAAGATAGCTGGGATCAGAAACAATTGATTCAAGGAGGTGGTCTGTGAGTGTAATCCACAGGGTGGCAACAACCACATAGATCAAGGTGATCTTGAGAGGAGAAAGGGGGATATCATCCTGTTGGATAGTCACAAGCCAATACTTAATTAATAGATTCTCTACTGATTCATTATTTCATAGTGTATTGATAAAAAATGAATAGATAAAATTTTTTTAATGCTTAGTTGCCTCTCTTGGTAAATATATTTAGTAATAAATATTTAAATGGTTAATAAAAGCAGGCAATTAGTTATTGCCTGCTTAATAAACAAAGCTTTTGGGCTCATTCTTTTTTTGTGGATAGGCCAAATGGCATATATAACGGGCAAGTACTAATCAGGCTTGTTAATAAAAAGACCAATGCGAGGACACCAAGAATAACAGCAGTAATCCCCGAAATGATATTAGTGAAGTATAACACACCTACTAGTATCGCCAGTATCGTTCGAATAATGCGATCCATATTTCCCATATTCTTCTTCATAATGATACCCTTTTGTATTTATTTGAGATTAGATAAAGATTATTTATCGGTGTTACGAAAAACGGGCGTAAATTCTTTTGATGCTAACTCTTCACTATTACCCTTTTTAGCAGTCGTATTATATCGTTCAGCCATTAGCTCAAAAACAATTTTGTCATTTCGATAAAAGCGCTTTTGAAAATACACCGGTTTATCACCAATAGTATATGAAATCCGGTTAATCTGCAATAGAGGGGTTTGGGTTTCTACCTGAAGATGTTTGGCTAGAGACTTGTTAGCAATGGTGGCCTCAATGCGATAACAGCCACGCTCAATGGGGATGTCAAATTCATTCTCCAAGATGGAAAATATGGTTGTTTGTTCCAGGTCATATGATTCAATGAGCTGCCCATAAAAGATGGGCATCCAAGTAATATCAAATGCTACGGGCGAACCATCCCCAAGACGGACACGCTCAATTTTTACTGCTATTTCTTTATTCTGAATGCCTAGGTATGAGAGCAGATCTTTTTGATCAGAAACATCTTCTTGTTCAAAAGAGATAAGTTTTGAGCTCGGGGTTAATCCCGAACCGGCCAGTTCTTCCGTAAAATCATTTAAAATAGAAAATGATTGATGGGTTCGTTGATCAGTAACAAAAGAGCCCAGCCCCTGACAACGATAAATAAGTTGGTCGTTTTCAAGTGTTTGCAGGGCACGGCGCACCGTTACACGACTGACATCAAATTTTTCACTGAGTTCATTTTCGGACGGTAGCTTTTCATTCTCTTCAAGCGTTCCGTACTCAATTTGGTTTTTGATCCAGTCGCTAATCTGTTTGTGTAAAGGAATTCCTTCTTTTAAGTCCATAGGTGGTTCTTTTTCAATGTTATTTACATTCAAATCTAATGAATAAATTGAATTCGTACAAATACCTGTAAATACAAGTTGTATGGTGTTGTATTGTCTAGGTAATGGGTTTATATAACCGTACGGCCATTTCAAATGGGGTGATAGATTATGTATATAGGACCCATCGCCAATATGTATTAACTTGTATTGACAAGTAGTTTGTCTCGCACTATATTAACGACAGATAAATTCAACTAACCATTTAAACTCATGACATACTATTACACAACCACCACTAATAAGACGTTTGAAGAAGCTATAGAGGAAGTAACGGCTTTATTAAAGGAAGAAGGTTTTGGAGTACTTACCGAAATTGATGTAAAGGAAACACTTAAGAAAAAGTTAGATGTTGATTTTAAAAAATATCACATACTAGGGGCTTGTAACCCTGAGTTTGCTCATAAAGCACTAACCGCAGAAGACAAAATTGGTGTAATGTTACCTTGCAATGTTATTGTCGAAGAACATGAGAATGGGCAAGTGGAAGTATCTGCAGTAAACCCGGTGGCTTCTATGCAGGCGGTAGAAAACGATGAGCTACATTCCATAGCGGATGAGGTCAAGAAACGGCTACAAAAAGTTATTGAGCAATTATAAGAAGAGATTACTTAAATATTATGAATACTGAATATCAGAAGTCTTTATTGTCCCTGGTGCTTACTGTCGGTGTGTTGTTTTTAGCAGCACAACCGGCGGTAGGTCAGGAGGCAGGGGAGATTAGGAAAATGAGTTTGCAAGAGGTTTTGACCATTACACAGAATGATAATTTCCGGATCCGAATGGCAGAGTCGGATGTCAATAAAGTACGTTCACAGTACCGACAGACTAATGCCACCTTCCTGCCTCAAATTTTGCTGGAAGAGACAGGGACCTATACCAATGATCCTTTAAATGTATTTGGCCTTAAGCTGAAGCAGGAGGTTGTAACGCAGGCTGATTTTAATCCAGCCCTGTTGAATGCACCTGATCCGTACGAAAATTTCACGACTAAATTATCAGTTCAGCAGCCCCTGATTAATTCGGATATGTTGTTTAAACGGAGTGCAGTCAGAGATCAACTGGAAGCTGCCCGTAAACAACTGCAAGGTACTATTGAGCACGCACGTTTTCAGGTTAAAGATACCTACTATCGGCTTATGTTAATGCAAAATCGGTTGTCAGTAATTGAGAAGTCATTAACGATGGCCAAAGAAAATAGGCGTCAGGCAGCTAATTATTATGAACAGAATATGATTAGCAAGGCTGATTACCTGGCTGCAAAAGTACGAGTGCTGGAGTTGGAGAGTAAGCAGTCTCGAACGAGTAATCAGCTGCAAAATGTGCAAGACAACTTGCGATATTTGTTGGGGATCAAGGAGGAAGTCACCATCCTTCCTACGGATAGTTTGGAGGTAAAGCCAGTATCAACAGAAAATATAGATCCGCAACAGGTGACTAATTCAAAGTTGCAGGCATTACAATACCGCCTCTCTTCAGCCAGACAGATGCTGCGTTCTTCTAAGTTTAACTTTGTCCCAAGTCTCAATCTCTTTGGCAGCTACGAGTTTAATGATGACAACCTGTTTGGTACCCAGGGCGAAAGCTTTATGGTAGGTGCTACTCTCAAGTGGAATCTGTTTAGTGGATTCAGCAAGGTTGGAAAGGTGATGGAGTCGCGTGCCGACCTAAAGAAAGCAGAGCTTGCTTATGAAAGTCAGCGTTTTAAGAATGAAATGGAGGTTAAGCAGGCTCGTCGTTCGTTGCAACAGGCGCAGAAGCAGCTGAACTTTGCTAAATCTTCGGTAGAGCAAGCCCGCGAAGATTTTCGAATTAGAAAGAATCGATACAACCAGGGATTGGAGAAAACAACAGACCTGTTGGCGGCAGAAACTAAGCTTGCCCAGACACGAGCTCAACGACTCAATGCGATGTACCAGTATAACCTGAGCATTGCAACCCTGGAATTATTGTTAGAACAAGAAATTGCCTACTAAGAACTATTTAAATCATCATATCATGAATATGCCGAACAAGAAAATTATGTCATTTATAAACAGTTACAGCAGAATGCTGCCGGTACTAGTAATTCTACTAATGCTTGGTATTAGCTGTAGTTCATCTGAAGAAACAGAAATAGACCCTCAGGAGTCAGTCAGAGTTTCTGTTGAGAAAGCTAAGGCCAGGCAGGCTTCAAATTCCTATCAGTATGCGGGGGAGGTTACTAGTGAACGAACGGTAACACTGAGTACCAAAGTGATGGGACGGGTAAGTCAGTTAGATGTTGAGCAAGGCGATTACTTGCAAAAGGGTGAGGTGCTTGTTCGTATCAAGGATGATAATCTGCAGGCACAAAAGAACCAGGTTGAAGCTCGTATGCAGGAAGCAAAAGCGGGTTTAAAAAATACAGAGACAAACTATAATCGCCTCAAAGCACTTCATGAAAAAGAAAGTGCTACTCAAAAAGAGCTCGATGATATCAGTACACAATATGAGATGGCCAAGGCTAAGGTAAATGCTTTGGAAGGAAAGCTGAACGAAATCAATGATATGCTGAATTATACTGTGTTAGAAGCACCGTTTAATGGGTATGTGGTGGATAAAAGAATCAGTGAAGGGGATATGGCTGCTCCCGGCCAACCGTTGGTTTCATTTGAACAGGAAGGACAAATGGAAGTCGAGATTACGGTACCCGAAACACAGATCTCTCATTTCAACAGGGGGGATACGGTTTCGGTAGATATCAAGGCTGCGGGCATTCAGAACCTAATGGGAATGGTAGCAGCTATTAACCCATCCGGTAATAGAGGTAGTCGACAGTTTCGCTTAAAAGTGCGGTTGCCGGAATTGGATGAAGAGGCCGGAATAAAGTCGGGAATGTTTGCCCGGGTGACTCGCAATTCCAAAGGTGAACCTGTTGTAACTATTCCCCAATCGGCCATTGTAGAACGTGGTCAGTTGACCGGAATATATACATTGAGCAGTAATAATGAACTGGTACTCCGGTGGATTCGTCTGGGGGATAGTAATGGCCAGAATATTGAAGTCTTATCGGGGTTGGCGGCCGGAGAGCAGTATGTATCGAATGTTGATGGTACGCTTCGTGAAGGACAGAAAGTAAGCACACAGTAATAGAAATTTTTGAGCTAATATTATGAAGACTGGAATTGCAGGAAAAATTGCAAAGGCGTTTATCGATTCGAAACTAACGCCGTTGTTGATGTTGGTGTTTCTAGGGCTGGGTTTTTATGGCACCTATCTAACACCGCGAGAAGAAGAGCCACAAATTGATGTGCCAATGGCCGATATTTTTGTCGGCTACCCGGGTGCTTCTCCAGAAGAGGTAGAAAAGCGTATTTCAGTGCCACTGGAGAAAGTACTTTCCAATATTGAGGGTGTGGAATATGTCTATTCTACTTCTATGCCAGACAAAGCAATGGTGTCGGCGCGCTTTTTTGTGGGTGAAGATGTGGAACGTAGTCTTGTTCGACTTTATAATGAGATTATGAAGAATATGGATCGTCTTCCGGAAGGGGCGACAATGCCGATGGTGAAGACGCGATCTATAGATGATGTGCCAATAATGACGCTGACACTTTGGAGCAAGTCGTATAGTGATTATGAATTACGGCGTGTAGCTGACGAGCTGGCCCTGGAGGTTAAGCAGATAACCGATGTAGCACAGACCGATATTCACGGGGGACGTACGCGGCAGGTAGCTGTGAAGTTGGACAAGAACAAGATGGCCTCTTATGGCATAGATCCTATGCAGGTAGCCGGACAAATACAGTCGGCCAACCAGGAAATGACTTCAGGATCTTTTGATAAGAACGACAAGCAGTATCTCGTAGATACCGGTGATTTTTTCAAAAACGCTGAAGAGGTGCGTAACCTGGTAGTGGATGTTCAGGGTGGCGATCCTATCTACCTCAAGAGTGTAGCTGAGATAACGGACGGTCCGGAGGAGCCTGTTGAATATGTCTCCTATGGAATGGGCTATGCAAAAGCGAAAAAAAGTAATTTGGAAGCTGGTGAGTCGTATCCGGCCGTTACCCTATCGGTAGCCAAACGTTCGGGCGCCGATGCAATGAATATTGCTGAGCAGGTCAACAAGAAAGTGGAGAAGCTGGATGGCAACCTTATTCCGAATGATGTACAGGTGACAACCACAAGAAACTATGGTAAGACGGCCTCTGCCAAGGTGCTTTCCCTATTAGAGCACCTCCTTGTCGCGATATTGGCCGTTACTGTAGTCGTAGCATTAGCGATGGGATGGCGGGGCGGACTGGTAGTATTCCTATCTGTACCCGTCACCTTCGCTCTTACTCTTTTCCTCTACTACATGTTTGGGTACACGCTCAACAGGATTACGCTTTTTGCCCTTGTTTTCGTTACGGGTATTGTGGTAGATGACTCGATTATCGTGGCTGAGAATATGCACAGGCATTTTAAAATGCGAAAGCTTCCCTTTAAACAGGCAGCTATTGCCTCAATCAGTGAGGTG encodes:
- a CDS encoding response regulator; the encoded protein is MASINILLVDDHDIVRDGIRLLLEDEIGFQIIAEAENGKEAIEACKDYDIQFIIMDINMPKLNGIEATNEIKEQYPDIKILALTMMDEDEHIRNMIEAGASGYILKSSDKNELVEAITTILDGRHYFSEDATQRVMMDLVKSSSKKENQDPANITEREQEVLDLIVKEYTNQQIADKFHISIRTVDAHRRNLLQKTGAKNTAGLVTYAIKHNLVELE
- a CDS encoding YgaP family membrane protein, whose translation is MKKNMGNMDRIIRTILAILVGVLYFTNIISGITAVILGVLALVFLLTSLISTCPLYMPFGLSTKKE
- a CDS encoding GntR family transcriptional regulator; the encoded protein is MDLKEGIPLHKQISDWIKNQIEYGTLEENEKLPSENELSEKFDVSRVTVRRALQTLENDQLIYRCQGLGSFVTDQRTHQSFSILNDFTEELAGSGLTPSSKLISFEQEDVSDQKDLLSYLGIQNKEIAVKIERVRLGDGSPVAFDITWMPIFYGQLIESYDLEQTTIFSILENEFDIPIERGCYRIEATIANKSLAKHLQVETQTPLLQINRISYTIGDKPVYFQKRFYRNDKIVFELMAERYNTTAKKGNSEELASKEFTPVFRNTDK
- a CDS encoding DUF302 domain-containing protein, giving the protein MTYYYTTTTNKTFEEAIEEVTALLKEEGFGVLTEIDVKETLKKKLDVDFKKYHILGACNPEFAHKALTAEDKIGVMLPCNVIVEEHENGQVEVSAVNPVASMQAVENDELHSIADEVKKRLQKVIEQL
- a CDS encoding response regulator transcription factor; amino-acid sequence: MNILLLGPEGSITHTILEMLEPIEDWHTESHISENDVSALTIPQPGNTSYDIILVNLNGFSDSPRETVRNILSKFPDTPLLALNSYSKKLLIKPLLELGANGYIQVGASEEVIIEAVSKVVEGKQYIYTNST
- a CDS encoding PAS domain S-box protein yields the protein MSSDFLNIQLDASLLDSLVTQIAIIDSNGTVLKTNKAWTTFGDDTSYIKRTSEGDNYFGSLQQAIEFGNDYALKLLLGIKKVINGKKDSFSFSFPDQTQDNSFWFKQTIQPYQGEQQYIIINEDVSASVQKKQQQENHQSRYHIQFEQSLDGILITNSKGQVIDANPAACDILGRNQDDLISCRKKDIVDVTDPKYQQALKERKESGKYQVETTFIHKEGHNIPVEASSQAYRTPLGKVRAIVSFRDISQRQKAEKDLIKNKNFTESILDSIPGAFFVFDDEGNFVRWNQNMITKFGYSADELKGKNVMDLVLEEEHLQVEKEINRCLEGEELVLETRAHSKSGELRNYYISAKRFIEDGKKYIVGAALDMTEEKRIRRENKRTQLMLQQLFDNSPNGIVIVNADGEVESVNKSFEQLFHYREDEIKGQSVNNSIVPDQKDKEAKAISEATFNGKALQIKSTRMTKDGREVPVIIGSVPVSHKGEIIGIYGIYVDISHQQDYQNKIKIALREKEVLLAELHHRVKNNLALINSLLELQTYDSSNPEFDKQLQDIKNRILTISSIHEVLYKNGKLNSIPFKSFVDEFISEHNIQKKHDAEAINLKADIGAVRMNIDQSIPCGLLLNELLSLICEFDSDKDESTDINIRLREYGKKVHLILDGYNIVSDAEQIQNNDSLHNLLISPLVKQLDGQMLWPNESSSYQKFELIFAKQNGNGPARNWLPEAKE
- a CDS encoding PAS domain-containing sensor histidine kinase, with protein sequence MTIQQDDIPLSPLKITLIYVVVATLWITLTDHLLESIVSDPSYLSTLQTYKGGVYIFLTSIGLFYLIQKHGQQLSERELKIEELSEKIFLEKELSDILFDRIPVLINIYDPDHEVFRINKEFEKVSGWSNEDLQDINFMKACFPDIEQRKEVAEFMKSPGVGWKEFDMATKSGERIPTSWTNIKLTDDTSVGIGIDMTEIKASQAKVRESRKLLRKVFESLEESVFLLEPDNWTIADCNKSTEDMFGYKASELLGESTEKIHIDHKAFEKFNELGQESLNETGLFKTEFQMMKKNGEVFHTDHTVSLVYNEDGDIDKIVSTIRDIDAQKEYQRKLEVQNDFISTTLQNIPIGVAVNTIDDGKTTFVNEKFTEIYGWPKEILEDVNSFFNHVYQDEQYREKMRKRVMRDLNSGDPERMSWNGVKVTTEDGATKYVNNKAIPVYDQNLMISTVVDVTEQQKLEQELRWSEQKYRHIFEQNPEPMWIYNPENLAFVEVNKAAIEHYGYSEKEFLNMTLTDIRPPDEVEAMKKDVKKHQGVNSYSESWTHLKKDGTKISVEISAADVKYSNHTYRLVLINDVTRQERLQQQLRKSKERIQTITNNVPGVVYRYNRYSDGTEEISYVSKGAQKIWGYSNKKIEANNSLIWENIHPEDVSDIKQEIERSAESMTEWNIEGRFIKPDGSIRWHKGTAIPHKDDEGNITWDAITVDITDQKQLQNKVIQSIIEGEDRERKRIARELHDGLGQYLVAANMNFQSIVPQINQLPNKRERQFKTGLSHLKKALSETRSIAHNLMPKAIADYGLVAALENLIQDLESSTDISFRFDSNKSSLALSRQAETNIYRISQEIISNAVQHAQCSNIVITLNRSEQFLCLTIEDDGVGAELTDKHEEQGLGLRSIKTRVNSLNGNIDISSEPNKGMKITITFPKIDRLTSGKKS